From Syntrophorhabdus sp., one genomic window encodes:
- a CDS encoding tetratricopeptide repeat protein — MRKTMFMKVLIPVVLAAHLFACAGAFVSPAARADFEAGLALFNQGKFAEALPFFEKAAAAEPDYYEAHLYLGRTYLSMKSFTKAVPSLRTAYRLSPQDFKGQIVDILIDALLGAAFSEVRTGNYEGSLLYLKELMSVEPKAKKVKEDISNALVAVATSLFMKGDVRDAVKLFGDAVTENPNNAKAYLGLARALLKTGAIPDAIDAARKALSLDPASSEAFNLMKEMVR; from the coding sequence ATGCGGAAGACGATGTTCATGAAGGTTCTCATCCCGGTCGTGCTGGCCGCCCATCTCTTCGCCTGCGCGGGAGCTTTCGTGAGCCCGGCGGCGCGCGCCGATTTCGAGGCCGGTCTTGCCCTCTTTAACCAGGGGAAGTTCGCCGAGGCCCTCCCTTTCTTCGAGAAGGCGGCGGCGGCCGAACCGGACTACTATGAGGCCCACCTCTATCTCGGCAGGACCTATCTCAGCATGAAGAGCTTCACGAAGGCGGTCCCTTCCTTGCGGACCGCTTACCGCCTCTCGCCGCAGGACTTCAAGGGCCAGATCGTCGATATCCTCATAGACGCCCTTCTCGGGGCGGCCTTCTCGGAGGTCAGGACGGGCAATTACGAAGGCTCCCTGTTGTACCTGAAGGAGCTCATGTCCGTGGAGCCGAAGGCGAAGAAGGTCAAGGAGGATATCTCGAACGCGCTTGTCGCGGTGGCGACGTCCCTGTTCATGAAGGGCGACGTCCGGGACGCGGTGAAGCTCTTTGGTGACGCCGTTACGGAGAACCCGAACAACGCGAAGGCGTATCTCGGACTCGCGCGGGCGCTCCTGAAGACGGGCGCCATCCCCGACGCCATAGACGCGGCCCGAAAGGCCCTCTCCCTCGACCCTGCGAGCAGCGAGGCCTTCAACCTGATGAAAGAGATGGTAAGATAG
- a CDS encoding YdbL family protein translates to MIRKLRHITLGFAIFFAACVTVNIYFPAAAIQKAADEIVDDVRGTKDQKQPEEKKNDKQSSVIDSLRSLVGPKEAEAQINADVSTPAIRSLKQAMAASFPQLKPFYDRGAIGENNMGFVEPRDTGALNLKDKADLNRVVSQENGNRNALYNEIMKANNLGADSLPKIQRIFANSWRGKSQPGWWIQNDGGGWEKKR, encoded by the coding sequence ATGATCAGGAAATTGCGTCATATCACGTTGGGTTTTGCGATTTTCTTCGCTGCCTGTGTCACCGTCAACATCTATTTCCCGGCCGCCGCCATCCAGAAGGCCGCCGACGAGATCGTGGATGACGTGCGGGGCACAAAGGACCAGAAGCAGCCCGAGGAGAAGAAGAACGACAAGCAGAGCAGCGTTATCGATTCCCTGCGCAGTCTCGTGGGGCCGAAAGAGGCTGAGGCCCAGATCAACGCGGATGTTTCCACCCCTGCCATCAGGAGCCTCAAACAGGCCATGGCCGCCAGTTTTCCCCAGCTCAAGCCCTTCTATGACAGGGGAGCCATCGGGGAGAACAACATGGGCTTCGTGGAGCCGCGCGACACGGGTGCTTTAAACCTTAAGGACAAGGCGGACCTCAACCGGGTCGTCAGCCAGGAGAACGGCAATCGCAATGCCCTGTACAACGAGATCATGAAGGCGAACAACCTGGGCGCGGACTCTCTGCCGAAGATCCAGAGGATCTTTGCCAACAGCTGGCGCGGGAAATCCCAGCCCGGTTGGTGGATACAGAACGACGGTGGAGGATGGGAAAAGAAGAGATAG